The proteins below come from a single Candidatus Edwardsbacteria bacterium genomic window:
- the ffh gene encoding signal recognition particle protein has translation MFDSLSEKLTGLFKDLTGKGKLSEDNIKEASQKVKRALLEADVNYKVVKDFVAAIEEKALGAEVLNSITPGQQFIKIVHEQLSTTLGTKNEPLRMASQPPTVVMVCGLQGSGKTTTCAKLAKSLLQPGRRVMLAAADVYRPAAIEQLEILSQQVGCDFFKKDTTDVVDICKSAHHEAVKRLADWLILDTAGRLHINQPMMEELKAVQAAVKPHEILLVVDGMTGQDAVNIATEFSQWLNLSGVIMTKLDGDARGGAALSLRAVTGKPIKYIGLGEKLNALEAFHPERMASRILGLGDVVGLVEKAQSVFDQKQAAKMEEKVRKQSFTLEDFSQQMKQIKKMGSMSEIMAMIPGAAAKLPQNAEIDDQALSRIEAIISSMTPQEKSRPQVINGSRRKRIALGSGTSVQEVNRLLNQFEMSQKMMKQMMNSKGRGFKMPKGF, from the coding sequence ATGTTCGACTCATTATCAGAAAAACTCACAGGTCTGTTCAAAGATCTCACCGGAAAGGGCAAACTTTCCGAGGATAATATAAAGGAAGCCTCGCAGAAGGTCAAACGGGCGCTTTTAGAGGCCGATGTCAATTATAAGGTGGTCAAGGATTTCGTCGCGGCGATAGAAGAAAAGGCCCTGGGGGCCGAGGTGCTTAACAGCATAACCCCCGGCCAGCAGTTCATTAAAATAGTCCACGAACAGCTTTCCACTACTTTGGGCACCAAAAACGAGCCGTTGCGGATGGCCTCCCAGCCGCCCACGGTGGTCATGGTCTGCGGCCTGCAGGGCTCCGGCAAGACCACCACCTGCGCCAAGCTGGCCAAGAGCCTGCTGCAGCCCGGCCGCCGGGTGATGCTGGCCGCGGCCGATGTATACCGCCCGGCCGCCATTGAACAGCTGGAGATACTGTCCCAGCAGGTGGGCTGTGACTTCTTCAAGAAGGACACTACCGACGTGGTGGACATTTGCAAGTCCGCCCATCACGAGGCCGTCAAGCGGCTGGCTGACTGGCTGATATTGGACACCGCCGGGCGCCTGCACATAAATCAGCCGATGATGGAGGAGCTCAAGGCGGTCCAGGCCGCGGTCAAGCCCCACGAAATCCTTTTGGTGGTGGACGGAATGACCGGGCAGGATGCGGTCAACATCGCCACCGAGTTCAGCCAGTGGCTAAATCTTTCCGGGGTGATAATGACCAAGCTGGACGGCGATGCCCGGGGCGGAGCGGCCCTATCTTTGAGAGCCGTCACCGGAAAGCCCATCAAGTACATCGGGCTGGGCGAGAAGCTCAACGCCCTGGAGGCCTTTCATCCCGAACGGATGGCCTCGCGGATCCTGGGCCTGGGCGACGTGGTGGGCCTGGTGGAGAAGGCTCAGAGCGTCTTCGACCAGAAGCAGGCCGCCAAGATGGAGGAGAAGGTCCGCAAGCAGAGCTTCACCCTGGAGGACTTCTCCCAGCAGATGAAACAGATCAAGAAGATGGGCTCCATGTCGGAGATAATGGCCATGATTCCCGGAGCGGCGGCCAAGCTCCCCCAGAATGCCGAGATAGACGACCAGGCCCTAAGCAGGATAGAGGCCATCATCAGTTCCATGACCCCGCAGGAGAAAAGCCGTCCCCAGGTCATTAACGGCAGCCGGCGCAAGCGCATCGCCCTGGGCAGCGGGACCAGCGTCCAGGAGGTCAACCGGCTATTGAACCAGTTTGAGATGAGTCAGAAGATGATGAAGCAGATGATGAATTCAAAAGGCCGGGGATTCAAGATGCCCAAGGGATTTTGA
- the rpsP gene encoding 30S ribosomal protein S16 translates to MSVSIRMARGGSNKLAAYRIVVSTTRSKLNGAQLDTLGYYRPAAKPIEARVDLEKAREWIKKGAIVSSTAMRVIKLAEKQATDDGVDLKKVLVTFSSTKTKKTHKERLAAKKKKD, encoded by the coding sequence ATGTCGGTATCAATCAGAATGGCCAGGGGCGGAAGCAACAAATTAGCCGCCTACAGAATCGTGGTCTCTACCACCAGGTCCAAGCTCAACGGGGCCCAGTTGGATACTTTGGGATACTATCGCCCGGCTGCCAAGCCGATAGAGGCCCGGGTTGATCTGGAAAAGGCCCGGGAGTGGATCAAGAAAGGCGCCATTGTCTCCAGCACGGCCATGCGGGTGATCAAGCTGGCCGAAAAGCAGGCCACCGATGACGGAGTGGATTTAAAGAAGGTTCTGGTCACTTTTTCGTCAACCAAAACCAAAAAGACCCACAAGGAACGGTTGGCTGCCAAAAAGAAAAAGGATTAA
- a CDS encoding KH domain-containing protein, with the protein MLKDLVEFLSKSLVDQPEKVSVSEVTKNSVTVFELRVAKEDIGKVIGKKGRTAQSLRTLLAAAGTKLGKRTSLEIIE; encoded by the coding sequence ATGTTGAAGGATTTAGTGGAATTCCTTTCCAAGTCCCTGGTTGACCAGCCCGAAAAGGTCAGCGTCAGCGAAGTAACCAAGAACAGCGTTACCGTGTTTGAACTGAGGGTGGCCAAGGAGGATATCGGAAAGGTGATCGGCAAGAAGGGCAGGACCGCCCAGTCTCTGAGGACCCTGCTGGCAGCCGCCGGAACCAAACTGGGCAAGCGAACCTCCCTGGAGATAATCGAGTGA
- the rimM gene encoding ribosome maturation factor RimM (Essential for efficient processing of 16S rRNA) has translation MLSKDINKDDLIVVATVMKSHGLKGMFKVRVETDNPKRFLPGESLLLVLANRIQEATVESFTPQNKYGLLKLAEISSIEQTEPWRGAELAIPDSRLESLEPGRYYTFQLLGLNVVSQDNKQLGVLSQIEDMPSGDIYLVKGPEGEFYIPSQGDIIQQIDLDKKVMVIRDAEGLR, from the coding sequence GTGCTCTCCAAGGACATAAATAAGGACGACCTGATAGTGGTGGCGACGGTGATGAAGAGCCACGGACTGAAGGGCATGTTCAAGGTCAGGGTGGAGACGGACAATCCCAAAAGGTTCCTGCCCGGCGAATCCCTGCTGCTGGTTCTGGCAAACAGGATCCAGGAAGCGACGGTGGAGAGTTTTACGCCCCAGAACAAGTACGGACTGCTTAAGCTGGCCGAAATATCCAGCATCGAGCAGACCGAGCCTTGGCGGGGGGCGGAGCTGGCAATACCGGACTCCCGCCTGGAGTCGCTGGAGCCGGGACGATATTACACTTTTCAGCTGTTGGGGCTTAATGTGGTCTCCCAGGACAACAAGCAACTGGGGGTGCTGTCGCAGATCGAGGATATGCCCTCCGGTGACATCTACCTGGTCAAGGGACCGGAGGGGGAATTCTATATCCCGTCTCAGGGCGACATCATCCAGCAGATAGACCTGGATAAAAAGGTGATGGTCATCAGGGATGCGGAAGGTCTAAGGTGA
- the trmD gene encoding tRNA (guanosine(37)-N1)-methyltransferase TrmD encodes MKIDVLTLFPEMFPTVLGQSIIGQAQKKGIVNFNIVNIRDFAHDKHRVCDDVPYGGGPGMVMKPEPIFEAVEKVKTDPDAKLVLLSPRGKVFNQETARRLAGEKHLVFLCGHYKDIDERNRSLVDLDISLGDYILSGGEPAALVVIDAIVRLLPGAISDPESANCDSFETGLLDHPHYTRPEEYRGMKVPEVLRSGNHAQIKQWRRQQALKLTQRHRPDLLDKADLSDQDAAFLNECEQ; translated from the coding sequence GTGAAGATAGACGTATTGACCTTGTTTCCCGAGATGTTCCCTACGGTGTTGGGGCAGAGCATCATCGGGCAGGCCCAGAAGAAGGGTATCGTAAACTTCAACATCGTCAATATCCGGGATTTCGCCCACGACAAGCACCGGGTCTGCGACGACGTTCCCTACGGCGGCGGCCCAGGCATGGTGATGAAGCCGGAGCCGATATTCGAAGCGGTGGAAAAGGTAAAAACCGATCCCGACGCCAAGCTGGTCCTGCTGTCTCCCCGGGGAAAGGTATTCAACCAGGAGACGGCCCGACGGCTGGCCGGAGAGAAGCACCTGGTATTCCTTTGCGGGCATTACAAGGACATTGACGAAAGGAACAGGAGCCTGGTGGACCTGGACATCTCCCTGGGCGACTATATCCTGTCCGGGGGGGAGCCGGCGGCCCTGGTGGTGATTGACGCCATAGTCAGGCTGCTGCCTGGGGCCATCTCCGACCCGGAGTCGGCCAACTGTGATTCCTTCGAGACCGGACTGCTGGACCATCCCCATTACACCAGGCCCGAGGAATACCGGGGGATGAAGGTGCCGGAGGTGCTGCGTTCCGGAAACCATGCCCAGATAAAGCAGTGGCGCAGGCAGCAGGCTTTGAAATTGACCCAAAGACACCGGCCCGATCTTCTGGATAAGGCCGATCTGAGCGACCAGGACGCCGCCTTTTTAAATGAATGCGAACAATAA
- the rplS gene encoding 50S ribosomal protein L19 → MNKQAVIKSIEAEQTKSDLQEFRAGDTVKVQVRVIEGDKERLQAFQGVVLQKRGRGIGASFTVRKISGGVGVERIFPLHSPNIAAVDVIKRGDVRRAKLFYLRKLTGKAAKVAQKREVAAPAVKIASNDQPA, encoded by the coding sequence ATGAACAAGCAAGCTGTGATCAAAAGCATAGAGGCCGAGCAGACCAAGAGCGATCTTCAGGAGTTCCGGGCCGGGGACACGGTAAAGGTGCAGGTCAGGGTCATCGAGGGAGACAAGGAAAGATTGCAGGCCTTCCAGGGCGTGGTACTTCAGAAGCGGGGCCGGGGAATAGGCGCTTCTTTCACCGTCAGGAAGATCTCCGGCGGAGTGGGGGTGGAGAGGATCTTTCCGCTTCATTCTCCGAATATCGCCGCCGTTGACGTGATCAAGAGGGGCGATGTCCGAAGGGCCAAGCTGTTCTACCTGCGTAAACTGACCGGCAAGGCCGCCAAGGTGGCCCAAAAGAGGGAAGTTGCAGCCCCGGCGGTAAAAATAGCTTCAAATGACCAGCCGGCCTAA
- a CDS encoding ribonuclease HII: MTSRPKGNKLYLFDNSYRQQGYKLIAGVDEAGRGPLAGPVVAAAVILEEKAELPGVDDSKKLTQKQRERAFKLVIESSLAVGVGIVAPEEIDRINILQASLKAMNYALCCLNLRPDLVLIDGNRIPRGLPKGLSPTEARAVVAGDSLSLAIASASIIAKCLRDSLMRGYHNDFPGYGFDKHKGYGTRQHIAALNKYGPCAIHRRSFEPVKSLLGA, from the coding sequence ATGACCAGCCGGCCTAAAGGCAATAAATTATACCTGTTCGACAATTCATATCGCCAGCAGGGTTATAAGCTGATTGCCGGAGTGGACGAGGCCGGGCGGGGGCCGCTGGCCGGGCCGGTAGTGGCCGCCGCAGTGATCCTGGAAGAAAAGGCCGAACTGCCGGGCGTCGACGATTCCAAGAAGCTTACCCAAAAGCAGCGGGAGAGGGCTTTTAAACTGGTGATCGAAAGCTCACTGGCGGTGGGCGTAGGGATCGTTGCCCCCGAGGAGATCGACCGGATCAATATCCTGCAGGCCTCGCTTAAGGCCATGAATTACGCCCTATGTTGCCTTAATCTCAGGCCCGACCTGGTCCTGATTGACGGCAACAGGATTCCGCGGGGATTGCCCAAGGGCCTTAGCCCCACAGAGGCCCGGGCGGTGGTAGCCGGGGATTCCCTTAGCCTGGCCATCGCCTCGGCATCGATAATCGCCAAATGCCTGCGTGATTCGCTGATGAGGGGCTATCATAATGATTTCCCCGGTTACGGTTTTGACAAGCACAAGGGCTATGGCACCAGGCAGCACATTGCCGCCCTGAACAAATACGGCCCCTGTGCCATCCACCGGAGGAGTTTCGAGCCAGTCAAATCTTTACTGGGAGCCTGA
- a CDS encoding YraN family protein: MKETPSAGKWGEELAVSFLSEKGYIIDERNWHSGRDGEIDIIARDGPIIVFIEVKTRFSEKYGQPVQAVGISKQRQIGRLAKKYLYLKNLYGKADCRFDVVSIKFTGGKKLMEHIEDAFRINPR; encoded by the coding sequence ATGAAAGAGACGCCGTCCGCCGGTAAATGGGGGGAGGAACTGGCAGTCTCTTTTTTGTCGGAAAAAGGTTATATTATAGATGAGAGAAACTGGCATTCCGGACGGGACGGAGAGATCGACATAATCGCCCGGGACGGGCCGATCATAGTATTCATAGAGGTCAAGACCCGGTTCTCTGAAAAATACGGCCAGCCCGTCCAGGCTGTCGGAATAAGCAAACAGAGGCAGATCGGCCGCCTGGCCAAGAAGTATCTATACCTGAAAAATCTTTATGGAAAAGCCGACTGCCGTTTCGACGTAGTATCCATAAAATTTACCGGCGGGAAAAAGTTAATGGAGCATATTGAAGATGCCTTTCGTATCAACCCGAGGTGA
- a CDS encoding glycosyltransferase family 2 protein, which produces MVVVVLPAYNASRTLAGTYREIPLSVVDKVILVDDASNDQTVAVAQKLGIETHLHQRNKGYGGNQKTCYLKALEMGADIIIMLHPDYQYTPKLIPAMIDLIESGEYDVVLGSRILGGKAIKGGMPRYKYYANRILTMIQNILMGQKLSEYHTGYRAFSRGVLQRIGWQDNSDDFVFDNQMLSQILFHDFRVAEVTCPTKYFKEASSINFRRSLMYGAGCLKTAVLYRLNKWNIIRSDLFKCCQN; this is translated from the coding sequence ATGGTAGTTGTAGTTCTTCCGGCCTATAATGCCTCCAGGACCTTGGCCGGCACATACCGGGAGATCCCGTTATCGGTGGTGGACAAGGTCATCCTGGTGGACGATGCCAGCAACGACCAAACTGTGGCGGTGGCCCAGAAGCTGGGCATCGAGACCCACCTCCACCAGAGGAACAAAGGCTACGGGGGCAACCAGAAGACCTGCTACCTAAAGGCCCTGGAGATGGGGGCCGACATCATCATCATGCTGCACCCCGACTACCAGTACACCCCCAAGCTGATACCGGCCATGATCGACCTGATAGAATCCGGCGAATACGACGTGGTGCTGGGCTCCCGGATACTGGGAGGCAAAGCCATCAAAGGCGGCATGCCCCGCTATAAGTACTATGCCAACCGGATACTGACCATGATTCAGAACATCCTGATGGGACAGAAGCTTTCGGAATACCATACCGGGTACCGGGCCTTCAGCCGGGGGGTGCTGCAGAGGATCGGCTGGCAGGATAACAGCGACGACTTTGTGTTCGACAACCAGATGCTGTCCCAGATACTATTCCATGATTTCAGGGTGGCCGAGGTGACCTGCCCCACCAAATATTTCAAGGAGGCCTCCTCGATAAACTTCCGCCGGAGCCTGATGTATGGAGCGGGATGCCTAAAAACGGCGGTGCTGTACCGCCTAAATAAATGGAATATCATCCGATCGGATCTATTCAAATGCTGTCAAAACTGA
- a CDS encoding YifB family Mg chelatase-like AAA ATPase gives MLSKLISSAVLGIDAYPVEIETDLGSNIPGFAMVGLPDNAVKESRERVESAIKNSSFVFPLKRITVNLAPADIKKEGSAFDLPIALGILAAHEQVLCDDFDKIAILGELSLDGSLRPVRGSLPIAAAMRDAGFKGLMLPAANAQEAAIVEGINIYPVTTLKQAVAFFNKETVIEAHRVDLDRIFSDSAVYPVDFSDVKGQAHVKRALEVAAAGGHNILMIGPPGSGKTMLARRLPTILPKMSLAEALDTTKIHSVAGLLPVNSALVATRPFRTPHHTISDAGLIGGGAHPRPGEVSLAHHGVLFLDELPEFNKNVLEVMRQPLEDGKVTISRAAMSLTFPASFMLAAAMNPCPCGYYTDPNHECNCSSQSIQKYMSKVSGPLLDRIDIHIEVPALKYQELTQKEPGECSSAIQTRVDKARDVQLKRFQGRKNIFCNAHMQSKDIRKFCTIDESSDELLRNAITKFGLSARAYDRILKVSRTIADLDGSENISQAQIAEAIQYRSLDRNVWGQ, from the coding sequence ATGCTGTCAAAACTGATTTCATCAGCCGTACTGGGCATCGACGCCTATCCGGTGGAGATCGAGACCGATCTGGGCTCCAACATTCCCGGATTTGCCATGGTGGGCCTGCCGGATAATGCGGTGAAGGAATCCCGGGAGCGGGTGGAGAGCGCCATAAAAAACTCCAGCTTTGTCTTTCCCCTGAAGAGGATCACCGTCAACCTGGCGCCGGCCGATATTAAAAAAGAGGGCTCGGCTTTCGATCTTCCCATTGCCCTGGGGATCCTGGCGGCCCACGAGCAGGTGCTGTGCGATGACTTTGACAAGATCGCCATACTGGGCGAGCTTTCCCTGGATGGTAGTTTGCGGCCGGTGCGGGGCAGTCTGCCGATAGCAGCGGCCATGAGGGATGCCGGATTTAAAGGACTGATGCTGCCGGCCGCAAATGCCCAGGAGGCAGCCATCGTGGAGGGAATAAATATCTATCCGGTGACCACCCTGAAACAGGCGGTTGCTTTTTTCAATAAGGAGACCGTGATAGAGGCCCACCGGGTCGACCTGGACAGGATATTCAGCGACAGCGCAGTTTACCCGGTGGATTTCTCTGATGTCAAGGGGCAGGCCCATGTCAAGAGGGCCCTGGAGGTGGCGGCCGCCGGCGGCCACAATATTCTGATGATCGGACCGCCGGGCTCCGGCAAGACCATGCTGGCCAGGAGACTGCCCACCATTCTGCCCAAGATGTCCCTGGCCGAAGCCCTGGACACCACCAAGATCCACAGCGTGGCCGGCCTGCTGCCAGTCAATTCGGCCCTGGTGGCCACCAGGCCTTTCCGGACCCCGCACCACACCATCAGCGACGCCGGACTGATTGGCGGGGGCGCCCATCCCCGGCCGGGCGAGGTCTCCCTGGCTCATCACGGGGTGCTGTTTCTAGACGAACTGCCGGAATTCAATAAAAATGTTTTGGAAGTGATGCGCCAGCCGCTGGAGGATGGGAAGGTGACCATATCGCGGGCGGCCATGTCCCTGACCTTTCCGGCCTCGTTCATGCTGGCCGCCGCCATGAACCCCTGTCCCTGCGGGTATTACACCGATCCCAACCACGAGTGCAACTGCAGTTCCCAGAGCATTCAAAAATACATGTCCAAGGTCTCCGGCCCGCTACTCGACAGGATAGACATCCATATAGAGGTGCCGGCTCTCAAGTACCAGGAGCTGACCCAAAAAGAACCCGGGGAATGCTCCTCGGCCATTCAAACCAGGGTTGACAAGGCCCGGGACGTACAGCTGAAAAGGTTTCAGGGCCGAAAGAACATCTTCTGCAATGCCCATATGCAGTCAAAAGATATCCGTAAATTCTGCACCATTGATGAATCCAGCGACGAACTGCTGCGTAATGCCATCACCAAATTCGGCCTGTCGGCCAGGGCCTATGACAGGATCCTCAAGGTGTCACGCACCATTGCCGATCTGGACGGGTCGGAAAATATCTCCCAGGCCCAGATTGCCGAGGCCATACAATATCGCAGTCTGGACCGGAACGTATGGGGCCAGTGA
- the bamD gene encoding outer membrane protein assembly factor BamD, whose translation MQKGILSITAALLIMLSMISCGGKKTIAKLDAEDTFARGMEYFNQKKYVDAIDDFKEIVYNYSGTRVAAEASYYLGECYFNTKDYATAVDEYQHLTSDYPSSPMAEKGLYRMAYAYYKMSPNYALDQTETAEKAKSTLQLYFERYPEGQEDARKLLLQVNEKLARKDYESGLIYFKMKQYSPAQIYFQGVIKDYPGTPWAEKSGQMLVQIEPLLKKMAPAKPEPTADSTKTDETN comes from the coding sequence ATGCAAAAAGGTATCCTATCCATAACGGCGGCGTTGTTGATTATGTTGTCAATGATCTCCTGCGGCGGGAAAAAGACAATAGCCAAACTTGATGCCGAGGACACTTTTGCCAGGGGCATGGAATATTTCAACCAGAAAAAATATGTGGATGCCATAGACGATTTCAAAGAGATCGTTTATAACTACTCCGGCACCAGGGTGGCCGCCGAAGCTTCATATTACCTGGGGGAATGTTATTTTAACACCAAGGATTATGCCACTGCGGTTGACGAGTACCAGCATCTGACCTCCGACTATCCTTCCAGCCCCATGGCTGAAAAGGGTCTGTATCGCATGGCTTACGCTTATTACAAAATGTCGCCCAACTATGCCCTGGACCAGACCGAGACCGCCGAAAAAGCCAAAAGCACTTTGCAGTTGTATTTTGAACGCTACCCGGAGGGCCAGGAGGATGCCAGAAAGCTACTTCTTCAGGTAAATGAAAAGCTGGCCCGCAAGGATTACGAGTCGGGCTTGATATATTTCAAGATGAAACAATATTCCCCGGCCCAGATATATTTCCAGGGCGTCATCAAAGATTATCCCGGCACTCCCTGGGCCGAGAAATCGGGCCAGATGCTGGTGCAGATCGAACCGTTGTTGAAAAAAATGGCCCCGGCAAAACCGGAACCGACAGCTGACAGCACTAAAACCGACGAGACCAACTAG
- the nadD gene encoding nicotinate-nucleotide adenylyltransferase has translation MAVIKNKIKKIGIFGGTFDPIHYGHLIAAQNALEILGLDRLIFVPAGKPPHKCSGKISPPVIRYKMVKLGILGNKYFAASDIELASDCASYTVESLRKIKKLFPSSELYLLIGLDQALALSTWRKPEEILKICKVVVMARPGYRTADVENKWKKKIVFLPVPLIEISASNIRERTFRGASIEYLVPARVRQYIQQQGLYKDK, from the coding sequence ATGGCGGTGATCAAAAATAAAATAAAGAAAATCGGGATCTTCGGAGGCACCTTCGATCCCATCCATTACGGGCATTTGATAGCCGCCCAGAACGCCCTGGAGATCCTGGGGCTGGATAGGCTGATATTTGTCCCGGCCGGGAAGCCGCCTCATAAATGCAGCGGGAAGATATCCCCGCCCGTTATAAGATATAAAATGGTCAAGCTCGGCATTTTGGGCAATAAATATTTTGCGGCTTCAGATATCGAGCTGGCGTCTGATTGCGCCTCATATACCGTAGAAAGCCTGAGGAAGATCAAAAAATTATTTCCCAGTTCAGAATTATATCTGCTGATCGGCCTGGATCAGGCTTTGGCCCTTTCCACCTGGAGGAAGCCCGAGGAGATATTAAAAATATGCAAAGTAGTGGTTATGGCCCGGCCCGGCTACAGGACGGCGGATGTTGAGAACAAATGGAAAAAGAAGATAGTTTTCCTGCCGGTCCCGCTTATTGAGATCAGCGCTTCAAATATCCGGGAGAGAACCTTTCGCGGGGCCAGTATAGAATACCTGGTGCCGGCCAGGGTCCGGCAATACATCCAGCAGCAGGGGCTCTATAAAGATAAATGA